The segment AGAAAATACAGTTATACAATATTTGTAATCAAATGATAAAGTAGGTGATAAAACTCTCGGACCCAAGGTAATCTTGGGTCAAAGCTGGTGAGAAAATCTGAAAGTAGACTCTCTGGAGCCACTACTTAGGCATGTTCATTCAGTTGTTGATTCAATTACAACGAATCTAAAGGAAATCTGCTTCAAGCTGTGTAGTTCACTCTTAACCTGATCATGCTGGAAGTAAAGTGAATAGCAAACTCCACCTGAATTCAAGATTGTGACTCTGGTGCTTTGAATACTTTCTTACTTTTTAGAAGAATTGAATGGTTCGTCTTGACTCCTCCTCATTAAGTATAGCCAACTATGTGTTCTAGTTGCTTGGGATACAGGCATTTTAGAAACAAATAAGTTGACTTATTTTTCCCTCCAAGAATGTCATCATGTTCTGACTCTGCTGTTTTCATAACAAACTTGAGAGATTTTCAGACTTTGTCGGCAggcagaaacaacagaaattttggGCACAGTCTTTGGGGAAGCAAATTAGGTATCCAACACGGGTACTGCCAAGAAATTAAGGTCATTTGGAAAAAACATGGTTTGGTATGCACTTATAGCTATAGTTACTGCAGTTAAACGTATTACTATATTTATAGTCAAATTGGTATTTGGATTTCTCAAGGCTGGTTGTTGACCTAAAATTTAATTGTGATGGTAAATGTTCAAATAAATCTGAAACAAAGTTCTTACTCCAGGATGGACACTAAGAGACAACAaggtatatataatgtattagtttttgacattttctcacactatatatatatatatatttatatatttatttatttatttcacatgtGCAAAATATCTCTGTAAACAGGAAGACTGCTCAGATGCACAATTTCTCCTTGTGCTAGCTCTAATTCCATTCCTTTGCTCCTCAGGAGCACATCATGCTGCCTGAAAATGGCTTGATAAATGACAGGAGGACAGTATTTGCAGTCAAATAGCCTTAGTTCCAGTCCTggttccaccacttactagctatgtgaccttagatAAGCAGgttacttctctgagcctgtctcctcatttgtaaaacatatgGACAGGAAAGAAATGATATCTCATTTGGTGGTGTAAGAATTAACAATGAGTTAATGCTGTGAAAGCATTTTACAAACTGTAATGTACCACATTACACAAATCTAGATTTATTTGAACATTTACCatcataattatattttagatCAATGTGCCTGACACATTATCCTTAAACatggataaaattttatttaaaaatcatgatcATGTATAATTTTCAGTGCTCATTTTtcactctaaaatattttaaattatattctgaagcttatgaatttttcttaaaaataaaagcagaatttcCTTAATTAGGACTATAGTAGCAAATATAGAATTAGGTGAGTAGTGGAcgatcaaaaatattttagttaaaaaaaacttGCAAGCCCATTGGGATTCAGCAATTATTCTTAAACAACTAGAAATACCAAGTAGCACAACGTATAGATTAGTATGCAAGTCAAATAATATAAAGCACATGTGTGATAAATAATACTTAACTTCTGAGACTAAAATATGTAGTAATGTAGACTAAAATAAGGAGTAATAGGGGTAGATGTTTGTCCTTTACTACTACTGCAGCAAAGGTATCTGTGTAAAGAAAGATGTATGCGCTAATGTTGAAGATTAATCATCATTCAAGCATTAAACATCTTGTTATTTACTGGTTTgatggaaaacaatatttttcactgccaaaagctttcctatttctatCAAATTTAGTGTtagatataattaattttataggCAGGCTTTCACTTCAAGTGTctgaatataattaaaaacttaCTAGAAGTagcattttatattctaaaataaagttaagaaaatacTACAGAATCCTAATTTTTCATAGTTACATTATCTAGATCAAGCTAAAGTTTCCTAATACTTGCCTCTTGTAATCGAAAAACAAcagggattttcttttctgtacagGCAGCTATGAAGTTATCAGGGAGTAACTGTCCATCTAAAAGAAACTGGTCATCTTTTCCTTGATCAATTAGTATGTCCAGCTGAGATCCTGGATAGGATTTCACAAGATAGGTAGCATCATATGCCTGTAAAAAGAGAAgtaacatagaaaaataaattcaaagatatTCTTCATGAAATACTATACTAGTATCAAACagaaatttaaagttatttaagcTCTTAGGCTGATTAAATCAGAAATATGCTTTTAAGTTGGTTCAAAACCTGACTTGCCAGGCTTTTATTTACAAGGTCTTTGGAATTCTATTTTCTAATAATAGTCTCTTCCCTACTTTCAAGCAGTCCTAGACTAGTGGCAAGAATCCCATATCTCAGGCATTCTTCACAAAATGGCCTTTTTCCTTCTAAACCTTTAATATTCTTAATCTCCTCTTGACTCTAGTaagaacatgattttttttcttcataactcCTTCCACAAATTGGAAATTAGAAGCTTCTTCTAACTCCATGAtctttttccaaatattctctatttcagataatcttttttttttttttaatgtctcttcTTTATGGCTCTAATTCCAGACATAAATACATTCAGCCTTCTTTTTTGCTGTTGAACAGCACCAAACCTCTGCTATCTACATAAGCTTTCGGAAAGACCTGGTATGAATAATCTGAATCATATCAACGTTATCTCAAATTTATTATCTGAGGAGCTGCCACTAGttacaattttatgttttatcatCCACCTTGAAATATTCttaattattcatatatattcattaacCACAACTTTTATACATTGACCAAGACAAATGACCATGAAAAGATTTGTCTTCTAAGTATCCTGCTTTTGAAGACTCTATTTCCTTTCATCTTAAAAGAGTGGGGTCTGACTTCTTCTAAATTCTATGATTTCATAATTCTACATGGTTTTCTGATTTCAATCGTAAATTAAATAATACCTTAAACACAACATAATTAAGACAGTAAAATGTACTGTCACTTGGAGAAAAGTACATTATCTAGATTCCTTTTTAGGTCACCTGTACCTCTACCTCTCACCTTCTCCCTCCAGTTAGTTGGTCTTTTACCCAGTTCTTCTGTTAGACCATAAGCCCCTGGTAGATGTGAAAGGGTCACCATTTTCGTGACAAAACAGCTCAGAACTTAGCATAGACTTTGCATCTGATGAAGACTCAAAACACTGATGTATATACAATGTCATTTCTCAAAGAACCTAATCCTAAATCATTTCTAGCATTcttcaaatgtaataaaaattcaaGCCTAAACAAAACTGTAATCTAGTTACTAAAGGATGAACCCTTTATTTAGTTTGAATTTCAGTAATCAtccttaaataaaatttgttagaATTTCAGTAATCAtccttaaataaaataagggtTCATGTAGGAATGAACCCTGAACACAGAACTatactttaaatactttaagacaaacaagttgtatttttttatccattccaGTATTTTCTGCTTATTAACAATGCACATGATGATGAGTTCATTTGCAAAGTATTCAAACTCTTGGTGGAATTTGTAAATGGCCCATTTCTGCATAAGAGTAAAATGGTTCTCAGGTAAAAGGgtcatttttatttccacttgAAAGCACCTGTTTGCACGCTTGAAAAAGTAATCTTGCTGTGAGAATACTCACATAAATGACATAACAaagtatctatttttaaagaCTCTTATGTCTGGAATTTAAAATTGAGATCTGAAATgctgaattttgaaaaaaaaatacacaaagtaatttaaaaagcCAGGCTTCTTTGCTTCTGTTACATAACTGAGCATAAAATTAGTAAGAGGCAAGTCCAAATTTAGTAAcacaggttgaacatccctaatccaaaaatccaaaatcagaaatgctccaaaatctgaaacgtTTTGAGTATCTACATGATGCTTAAAGCTCATGCTCCAAGGAAATACTCATTgtagcattttgaatttttagattagggatgctcaacctgtaatatgtggtattttttttGGTTATGTTAATTTAGAAGTTATgttaattgagaaataaaaatataaattaaccattagtagaaaaaaaatgtagcccCAGAATATCTGCCATGATTCAATACAATTAGAAAGTAGGGTTTTTTgttgacatatatatacacatatatatatcttttgcTAAGTTGTCTCAGCTCTAGAGCCCTAACTTGAGCAGGGTAGGAATATAACGTCTGTGATATGTCCAGCCTTTTAAACAAACTTGAAACTTAATGAGTATTAAGATAGCCATTCAGTACCTACCTTCCATTTACTTTGATCTGTTCCCAAATATCCACTAAAGGCTTTTTTGCCCCAGGGACAGAGTACAGGGTTGCAAATTGGAGCAAATGCTGACACAGacttcagaaacaaaagaaatttaaaaacaagttatattttgctaaattaaatatgaatagatatttgcaacttacttaaaaatatagaatttactTGCAACTTGCTTAAAAATTCTGACTTGCCACGAAAACCCTGTGAAcaattttccttttgatatatTGCTGGCTTAGATTGCAGGCCTTTCCATAATACATCTTTTGTGTATTCTATTAAGAGAGCTAATAAATATAGATGCTAAAATAATGCAAAACAATACATTGTAATTTAATTAAGATACAAACAGAAGTCTATGTTCAGTGTTTCTGCTTTTTTAGCACTGAAAATTAATCTATAGTAATATAAAACAGTTCATGCTTACCTTAGTGAACATGTTACTAAATCTGACACATGATTTCTCTTAAACAGTATCAACAAAGCAGTGAGCAATGCCTTCCAATATGACAGAATTTTTAATACACCTCTGTGTTCTATACAATGTTCTTTTTCACTGGATGAGAtgcagagatgggatctctcAACTTCAGAGTACTCATCAATGTAAATGTTTAGTGGTATCTACCAgcttttttaaaggacaaaaaaatcaactaagtTTGCTTTTCTACCTCAGACATGATAAATAGACTgccttaaaaatggaaataaaaatgcttaCTTAGAAAGTCCACTGTCATGCCATGAATTAGTAAAACTTCATAATAAAGCgtaccaaaaacaaaatatttgatgCCACAGCAAGAAACTGCtatgagaaatattttcatttctcagtaGCACACCTAAAATAATCAAGAAGTTCTTTCTAAGAGGAGGAAATGAATTAAACCAATCTTAAGGGCATGAATAGCCCTGCAAATTTAAAGGCAGAAGAAATTTTAAGATGCTAGTTGCTTTAACAGTTCCTTATTCAACTCTTGTAACATGCTGTTCTGCACAGTATGACACACTACATATGGTAGTTAATTCAAATTTGACTCTGGGAAAGGCTGAGAGTGATGTTTTTTAATCAAGCTGCATTTCAATTTTCATTAGAGGCATTAAGAACAGAATTCTTAAGTTTCTACAAATCATATCATTTACCTCAGAAAATCAAAGTCAACTTTACAAAGATATTCCTGGTAAGAATATAAATGATAGATCCTGCCACTGTAACATTAATCAGTAATAATAAcctttaggggaaaaaagtgtGTTCCAAACTACAGTtggaataaaaacaatgaaaggaGAAGCtacattttataatacttttagTAGGCCAAAAAGAAGGCACTCTTGCTGAATTCCTATGCTTCTGATTCTGTAGCTTATACTCTATGGTCAAATTAAATACCCACCCATCAAACACCCCAAAGTTCTCAACACTAGAAAGTTTAGTTCCAATACtaacaatattataattttactcTTTGAAGGTTCCTAATATTCAAGAGAAATATTTATCACTAGAAGTTTAGATAACCTTACTTTGTATTTTCCAggattttttaaagcacagatCAGAGCTCCATGGCCTCCCATGGAGTGGCCAAAAACAGACATCCTTTGGGGATCCACTGGAAAATTGGCATTTATGAGTTGGGGAagctagaaaaaatataatagtgTGACAAAAGATATCAAAGAAAATAAGTTCAGACATTTTcaaagttatataaaataattacacaatCAATATTGCCAAATCATAATCTTACAATGGTTTGAACTagcaacaatgaaaataaaacaaaactaaatccTCAGGTAGACCATGGTTACTAATATACCTCTGGGAAATATATTGTACAGATTTCTTAGAAAACACTTTAGGAAGGTGAAGCAGAAAGAacctttaaaatgttcttaagTTTTGACCTAGTAATTTCACATTTTGGAATATATTCTCAGGAAAAGTCCTTAGGGAGATATTCACAAAGATAATCAATGCAGTCATATTTATTAGGGTAAAAATAGATACAAAACCATAAATATCCTAtaagaggaaaaagtaaattatGGCATATGACAGAATATTATGCAATTATTAAAATTAGaacactggaaaatatttttagatataacttataaaaagaacaaaataaagtttagaaTTATGTGAAAACTAGTCATAGAAACAGTCTGGAATATATCAAAACATAAGTGTTTTGGGGGCGTAACAGAATTATGGGTAATTAAAAACTTACATTATTGTTTCTAAGTTTTTATGGTATACATATTAACAACGAAGatcatataaaatttagaaaatgcataAACAGCATACAAATATTATTAATAGAAGTAATGCTTTACCACTTATGTTTTCTAACTAAGCCTTGGCTTATCACTATAAAATACATCCAAATGAACCGGCTGCCAGGCAAATTAAAGGTTTTTTTCATACACCATTTTCTTGGTTATTCTGGGTAGTATAAACAGGTCTCAATATATAATGATTAAATCCTTTAATTGTACTTACTGTTAATTTAAATTGCAGTAAATAGGACTATAGTACTAGTAAACTTTGGAATTCTTACTAATAACTTTTATACCCTAGTTTAAAATCCTCAGGATTGTAAGGACTCTGTGTTCAAAATCAAACTCTTGGCAGTCATCAGTTAATAATTACAATACAAATTAAATTACCTCCTCCGTGACATAAGAGTACATTCTGTAGTTGGTTTTCCAAAGATCTTCAGTAGCATCAACATAAAATCCAGCACCAGTGCCAAAGTCCCAGCTCTCATCTTCTCCTTTAATATTGCAGCCACCTATAACAAGAAACAATCTTGTGGTTTCATCTGCTCTGTAGTAATGGCCCATGTTTAATAACACACTTTTGGATCAAGCTGCAAGTCCATTTGCATGGGAACTGTTCACCAAATGTTGTGAGCTCTCTGCCTTTGGGAGTACATGATAGGATTATACTTCCTGCTCCTCTTGCTCTTGAATGGGACCATGTGACTCGTTCTGGCCAATGAGGTAAGAAATGACCTTCCAAGCTGGAGTATTCAGCTGCCAAGGTAAGGCAAACTAACTTTCTTTGTTGATGAAGTttctttcttatgtactttgaaCATATGCTTCCTTACTCTGGTTTACCTGTCAAAAGGACTGAtatcttctttttatctttcagaCATGTGTTGTGATCCCTTCCCTGATGACCCTCTCTCACTACCAgcactttttaaattctctttacaaaggagtggggagggagatgCTTGTGCTTAACTCACTATCTTGaactgaaaatgttttctaatacGCTTTGTTAATGGACTCATTCCATCACATTTCCCTATCTATCCAACCTCCACTGGAatcttatgtttctttttaacttgttacattttattttatatacttgcATGTGGTTAAAAATCAACCATTGGGATTTTGAATAGAATTACAGTAACACAAAATTTGAAGACATGACCTTGTCTTAAGATTCATTTTATCCATCTAGAAACACagcattttcccatttattaaaGTCTTCATTTATGATAACAAAATTTTACAGtttcctttttatatatctttctatttttcaagtttattccttggtattttatatttttgatgctattttgaATTAAATCTGTTATTATATTTCTAACCAGATACACCTTGTTTTTGTATAATATAGCCTGTGAAAGGAAATATAGTACTTGCCAGGCCAGCCATATAACTTCCCTAGTTTTACTGCCATTTAAATTC is part of the Macaca thibetana thibetana isolate TM-01 chromosome 17, ASM2454274v1, whole genome shotgun sequence genome and harbors:
- the ESD gene encoding S-formylglutathione hydrolase, whose protein sequence is MALKQISSNKCFGGLQKVFEHDSVELNCKMKFAVYLPPKAETEKCPALYWLSGLTCTEQNFISKSGYHQAASEHGLVVIAPDTSPRGCNIKGEDESWDFGTGAGFYVDATEDLWKTNYRMYSYVTEELPQLINANFPVDPQRMSVFGHSMGGHGALICALKNPGKYKSVSAFAPICNPVLCPWGKKAFSGYLGTDQSKWKAYDATYLVKSYPGSQLDILIDQGKDDQFLLDGQLLPDNFIAACTEKKIPVVFRLQEGYDHSYYFIATFITDHIRHHAKYLNA